A single genomic interval of Camelina sativa cultivar DH55 chromosome 11, Cs, whole genome shotgun sequence harbors:
- the LOC104723884 gene encoding photosystem I reaction center subunit XI, chloroplastic has product MAASASPMASQLRSSFSSTSLAKRLAVPKGISGAPFGVSPTKRVSSFTVRAVKSDKPTFQVVQPINGDPFIGSLETPVTSSPLIAWYLSNLPGYRTAVNPLLRGVEVGLAHGFFLVGPFVKAGPLRNTVYAGQAGSLAAAGLVIILSMCLTIYGISSFKEGEPSIAPSLTLTGRKKQPDQLQTAEGWAKFTGGFFFGGISGVTWAYFLLYVLDLPYFVK; this is encoded by the exons ATGGCAGCGAGTGCATCTCCAATGGCCAGCCAGCTAAGGAGCAGCTTCTCCTCCACTTCTCTAGCGAAGCGCCTCGCCGTTCCCAAGGGCATCTCCGGCGCTCCCTTCGGTGTTTCTCCAACCAAAAGAGTCTCTTCCTTCACCGTCCGAGCTGTTAAATCCGACAag CCTACGTTCCAAGTGGTTCAACCAATCAATGGTGATCCATTCATCGGAAGCTTGGAAACTCCCGTGACATCTAGTCCCTTGATCGCGTGGTACCTTTCCAACCTCCCTGGCTACCGCACTGCTGTCAACCCGCTCCTCCGTGGTGTCGAAGTGGGTCTAGCCCATGGTTTCTTCTTAGTGGGTCCATTCGTCAAGGCTGGTCCATTAAGGAACACTGTTTACGCTGGTCAGGCCGGCTCTTTAGCCGCGGCTGGGCTTGTCATCATCCTCAGCATGTGCCTCACCATCTACGGAATCTCTTCTTTCAAGGAAGGAGAGCCGTCGATCGCACCGAGTTTGACTTTGACCGGGCGGAAGAAGCAGCCTGACCAGCTTCAAACGGCTGAGGGATGGGCTAAGTTCACAGGAGGGTTCTTCTTTGGAGGGATCTCTGGGGTGACTTGGGCTTACTTCCTTCTTTACGTTCTTGACCTTCCTTACTTCGTCAAGTGA
- the LOC104723882 gene encoding GPN-loop GTPase 3, whose translation MGYAQLVIGPAGSGKSTYCSSLYEHCETIGRTMNVVNLDPAAEIFNYPVAMDIRELVSLEDVMEELKLGPNGALMYCMEYLEDSLHDWVDEELENYRDDDYLIFDCPGQIELFTHVPVLKNFVEHLKQKNFNVCVVYLLDSQFITDVTKFISGCMSSLAAMIQLELPHVNILSKMDLLQDKSNIDDYLNPEPRTLLAELNKRMGPQFAKLNKALIEMVGEYGMVNFIPLNLRKDRSIQYVLSQIDVCIQFGEDADVKIKDEDEDEDEDFGDDGPDS comes from the exons ATGGGTTACGCTCAGCTTGTCATCGGTCCAGCAGGCAGTGGAAag TCAACTTATTGCTCCTCTTTGTATGAACACTGCGAAACTATCGGTCGAACAATGAATGTTGTTAACCTTGATCCTGCTGCGGAAATCTTCAATTATCCTGTGGCTATGG ATATCAGAGAACTTGTTTCTTTGGAAGATGTCATGGAGGAGCTAAAGCTTGGTCCTAATGGCGCCCTCATGTATTGCATGGA GTACCTTGAGGATAGCTTGCATGATTGGGTAGATGAAGAATTGGAGAACTACAGGGACGATGATTACCTTATATTTGATTGTCCAG GTCAGATTGAGCTGTTTACACATGTTCCTGTGCTCAAGAACTTTGTGGAGCATTTGAAGCAGAAGAACTTCAACGTCTGTGTTGTTTATCTGCTTGATTCACAG TTCATAACAGATGTAACCAAGTTTATCAGTGGTTGCATGTCATCTCTCGCTGCAATGATCCAGCTTGAATTACCACATGTCAACATCCTCTCAAAGATGGACCTCTTGCAGGATAAAAGCAACATTGATGA CTACTTGAATCCGGAGCCTCGCACATTGCTGGCAGAGTTAAACAAAAGGATGGGTCCTCAATTTGCAAAACTGAACAAAGCCTTGATTGAGATG GTGGGAGAGTATGGGATGGTGAATTTCATACCCCTTAACTTGAGGAAAGATAGGAG CATTCAATATGTTCTTTCGCAAATCGACGTTTGTATTCAGTTTGGAGAAGACGCTGATGTGAAGATCaaagatgaggatgaggatgaggatgaagatttTGGTGACGATGGTCCTGATTCATAA
- the LOC104723883 gene encoding 40S ribosomal protein S13-2-like, with amino-acid sequence MGRMHSRGKGISASALPYKRPPPAWVKITSQDVDESICKFAKKGLTPSQIGVILRDSHGIPQVKSVTGSKILRILKAHGLAPEIPEDLYHLIKKAVAIRKHLERNRKDKDSKFRLILVESRIHRLARYYKKTKKLPPVWKYESTTASTLVA; translated from the exons ATGGGTCGTATGCACAGTAGAGG TAAGGGTATCTCAGCATCTGCTTTGCCGTATAAGCGTCCACCACCGGCTTGGGTCAAGATAACATCTCAAGAT GTTGATGAGTCCATTTGTAAGTTTGCAAAGAAAGGTTTGACACCATCTCAGATCGGTGTCATTCTTCGTGACTCTCACGGAATCCCACAAGTGAAAAGTGTTACCGGAAGCAAGATTCTTAGAATCCTCAAAGCTCAtg GTCTTGCTCCCGAGATCCCTGAGGATCTTTATCACCTTATCAAGAAAGCAGTTGCTATCCGCAAGCATCTTGAGAGGAACAGGAAAGATAAGGATTCTAAGTTTAGACTGATTCTTGTAGAGAGCAGAATCCACCGTCTCGCTCGTTATTACAAGAAGACCAAGAAGCTCCCTCCCGTCTGGAAGTA CGAGTCTACTACCGCAAGCACACTTGTGGCTTAA